The following are encoded in a window of Paenibacillus polymyxa genomic DNA:
- the fliQ gene encoding flagellar biosynthesis protein FliQ, producing MTSEFIISLAGQAVYIVLKVSAPMLILGLVVGLIISIFQATTQIQEQTLAFVPKIVAVLLALLLFGPWILTTLVDFTYNILDNLYKYIG from the coding sequence ATGACTTCGGAGTTTATTATTTCCCTGGCTGGGCAAGCGGTGTACATTGTACTCAAGGTGAGCGCTCCGATGCTGATTTTGGGGCTAGTCGTGGGTTTGATTATCAGTATTTTTCAGGCGACAACCCAAATTCAGGAGCAAACACTGGCCTTTGTTCCGAAGATTGTCGCCGTATTGCTGGCATTGCTTTTGTTCGGGCCCTGGATATTGACCACATTAGTGGACTTTACGTATAACATTCTAGACAATTTGTACAAATATATAGGTTAG
- a CDS encoding MinD/ParA family protein, whose product MSDQAQSLRQMASSLDKYRLPPRNRQAKIITITSGKGGVGKSNFTLNFALALQSLGRKVLVFDADIGMANIDVLMGANSQYNLLHLLKREKSIDEIIQTGIGGLPYIAGGSGLSELFTLSDGDLNYFAEEVEKMAADMDYILFDTGAGLSKENLKFITSADECLVVTTPEPTSLTDAYALIKVVSGLQKNTVFKIIVNRADNDNEARQVADKIALVAKRFLEIEIPLLGHISDDTHVMQAVKRQVPFMVAFPGCAASRDVLNLAHRFAAMPQIPQSGALSGIKGFMQKWLRRSVH is encoded by the coding sequence ATGAGTGACCAAGCCCAATCACTTAGACAAATGGCTTCTTCCTTGGATAAATATCGATTGCCCCCACGTAATCGTCAAGCCAAAATTATAACGATCACCAGTGGTAAAGGCGGGGTGGGCAAATCCAATTTTACGCTGAATTTTGCTCTGGCTCTGCAATCCCTTGGTCGAAAGGTACTTGTGTTTGATGCTGATATCGGTATGGCCAATATTGATGTATTAATGGGGGCCAATTCACAATACAATCTTCTTCACCTGTTAAAACGTGAGAAATCAATTGATGAAATTATTCAAACGGGTATAGGTGGTTTGCCTTATATTGCTGGAGGATCGGGCTTGAGCGAATTGTTTACGTTATCGGATGGCGATCTGAATTATTTTGCCGAAGAAGTAGAAAAAATGGCGGCAGATATGGATTACATTCTATTTGATACAGGTGCAGGTTTATCTAAAGAAAACCTTAAATTCATCACTTCAGCTGACGAATGCCTGGTCGTAACCACACCGGAACCGACGTCCTTAACAGATGCGTATGCGCTAATTAAAGTCGTCAGCGGGTTGCAAAAGAATACGGTATTCAAAATTATAGTCAATCGTGCCGATAACGATAATGAGGCCCGTCAAGTTGCCGATAAGATCGCACTGGTTGCGAAACGCTTTTTGGAGATCGAAATCCCGTTGCTTGGGCATATCAGTGATGATACTCATGTCATGCAAGCAGTCAAAAGGCAAGTACCTTTTATGGTTGCTTTTCCGGGATGTGCGGCTTCAAGAGATGTATTGAATCTGGCACACCGTTTTGCAGCAATGCCACAGATTCCGCAATCAGGTGCATTGAGTGGAATTAAAGGGTTTATGCAAAAATGGTTGCGACGTTCTGTACATTGA
- the fliM gene encoding flagellar motor switch protein FliM, with protein sequence MVDVLSQGEIDALLAALSSGEMDAEELKKEDTQKKVRAYDFKRALRFSKDHIRSLTRIHENFARYLTTYFSAQLRTFVQINVVQVEQLPYDEFIRSIPKMTILNIFEAEPLEGRMVLEVHPNVAYAMLDRLLGGTGSAPSKVTALTEIETTIMERIFSRTFDSLQEAWKTVLDIEPRLEAMETNPQFMQIVSPNETIALISLSTKIGDTTGMINLCIPHVVLEPIMARLSTHQWFTSEKKSRAPEEIDALRLRVTKAELPIIAELGESRINVAEFLGLSVGDVISLNKPVKEGLSIRVGEKLKFMGSPGMVRDRVAVQIDEIVNEGVEEIDE encoded by the coding sequence TTGGTGGATGTACTGTCACAAGGGGAAATTGATGCCCTTTTAGCAGCTCTTTCGTCCGGTGAAATGGATGCGGAAGAACTTAAAAAGGAAGATACCCAAAAGAAAGTTCGCGCTTATGATTTTAAAAGAGCGCTTAGGTTTTCCAAGGATCATATACGGAGTCTGACGCGGATACACGAGAACTTTGCACGGTATCTGACCACATATTTTTCAGCGCAGCTTCGTACTTTTGTCCAAATTAATGTCGTTCAGGTGGAGCAGCTTCCTTATGATGAATTCATTCGCTCCATTCCGAAAATGACCATTCTAAACATTTTTGAAGCTGAACCGCTGGAAGGCCGTATGGTGCTTGAGGTTCACCCGAACGTTGCTTATGCCATGTTGGACAGGCTTCTCGGAGGAACAGGTTCGGCACCGTCAAAGGTTACTGCGTTGACCGAAATCGAGACGACGATCATGGAGCGAATTTTCAGCCGTACCTTTGATAGCCTGCAAGAGGCTTGGAAAACGGTACTGGACATTGAACCGCGTCTAGAGGCGATGGAAACGAATCCGCAGTTTATGCAGATTGTTTCGCCCAATGAAACGATTGCTCTGATTTCGCTTAGCACCAAAATTGGTGATACCACAGGGATGATTAACCTCTGTATCCCGCACGTGGTATTGGAACCCATTATGGCCAGACTGTCCACGCACCAGTGGTTTACATCCGAAAAGAAATCAAGGGCGCCCGAAGAGATCGACGCCTTGAGATTACGGGTCACCAAAGCAGAGCTCCCTATTATTGCGGAGTTGGGTGAATCCCGGATAAATGTAGCCGAGTTTCTGGGTCTTTCGGTAGGGGATGTCATTTCATTGAACAAGCCTGTCAAAGAAGGACTATCCATCCGGGTGGGCGAGAAATTGAAGTTTATGGGAAGTCCCGGCATGGTAAGAGATCGTGTTGCCGTACAAATTGATGAAATTGTCAACGAAGGAGTTGAAGAAATTGACGAGTAA
- the fliP gene encoding flagellar type III secretion system pore protein FliP (The bacterial flagellar biogenesis protein FliP forms a type III secretion system (T3SS)-type pore required for flagellar assembly.) codes for MRKKIILACLLLVLFSFISVTAASAEPIPNIDIQVGNSDKGQPGATSLSIILLITVISVAPALLVLMTSFTRIVIVLGFVRTSLGTQQMPPNQVLVGLALFLTLFIMAPTFSAMNETALQPYLKGDITQSQALDKASVPIKTFMFSHTREKDLLLFMKYTKMEKPKNYQDIPLTVMVPAYAISELKTAFQMGFMIFIPFLVIDIVVSSTLMAMGMMMLPPVMISLPFKILLFVLVDGWYLVVKSLLLSFNT; via the coding sequence ATGAGAAAAAAGATTATACTTGCATGTTTGCTGCTTGTCTTGTTCAGCTTCATTTCGGTGACGGCGGCCTCTGCGGAACCGATTCCGAACATTGATATTCAAGTCGGCAATTCGGACAAAGGACAGCCCGGTGCCACCTCGCTGTCTATTATTTTACTTATTACTGTCATTAGTGTAGCGCCTGCGTTGCTTGTACTTATGACAAGTTTTACGCGAATTGTGATTGTGCTTGGCTTTGTGCGAACTTCGCTGGGAACCCAGCAGATGCCGCCTAATCAGGTGCTTGTCGGACTGGCTTTGTTTCTCACTTTATTCATTATGGCACCGACGTTCTCAGCTATGAATGAAACTGCACTTCAGCCGTATCTCAAGGGGGATATAACACAGTCTCAGGCGCTGGATAAGGCATCGGTACCGATCAAGACCTTTATGTTCTCTCATACACGTGAGAAGGATCTACTACTCTTTATGAAATACACCAAGATGGAAAAACCAAAGAATTATCAGGATATTCCACTAACGGTGATGGTTCCGGCTTATGCAATCAGTGAGTTGAAAACGGCATTTCAGATGGGTTTTATGATTTTCATACCATTTTTAGTTATAGACATTGTGGTATCGAGTACACTCATGGCTATGGGGATGATGATGCTACCACCGGTAATGATTTCACTTCCTTTTAAAATACTGCTTTTCGTACTTGTAGATGGTTGGTATTTGGTTGTCAAATCATTGCTTCTGAGTTTTAACACATGA
- the fliY gene encoding flagellar motor switch phosphatase FliY, with the protein MTSKDYLSQEEIDALLKQSEAGTDSTPANKTVDDFLTPLEQDALGEIGNITFGSAATALSTLLGQKVDITTPKVSIITRSEFETAFPKPHVAVHVNYVDGFEGINSLVIKKRDAQVIADLMLGGEGNPADEELNEIHISAVQEAMNQMMGSSATSMSTMFNRFVNISPPGIDILDPMHGDGVSSLPDEETLITVSFRLLIGDLIDSTLMQLLPVNFAKKMVSILMNGGEDEEQPQASAQQVAATAAPEAPQQASVPQQPPAPAYQQPPAAAQAPQDAGYGQQPPMYPQDPGYGQQGAPGYGTPGYGMPAGVPPQAPYGTPHHYGAVPGRNVNVQPVQFSNLQSGAFAQVDENNLNLLMDIPLRVTVELGRTQKQIKDILELSQGSIIELDKLAGEPVDILVNNKLIAKGEVVVIDENFGVRVTDIVSQWDRIQKLQ; encoded by the coding sequence TTGACGAGTAAAGACTATTTGTCCCAGGAGGAAATCGATGCCTTGCTGAAACAGTCTGAAGCGGGGACGGATTCTACTCCCGCCAACAAGACCGTTGACGATTTTCTGACTCCTCTGGAGCAGGATGCTCTCGGGGAAATCGGTAATATAACGTTCGGCAGCGCAGCTACGGCTCTTTCCACACTGCTCGGTCAAAAGGTGGATATTACGACACCTAAAGTTTCAATTATTACCCGTTCTGAATTTGAAACTGCATTTCCAAAGCCACACGTAGCTGTACATGTAAATTATGTCGATGGATTCGAGGGTATTAACTCACTCGTAATCAAAAAGCGTGATGCACAAGTGATAGCGGACTTAATGCTTGGTGGTGAAGGTAACCCAGCGGATGAAGAATTGAATGAAATTCACATCAGTGCCGTGCAGGAAGCGATGAACCAGATGATGGGATCGTCGGCGACCTCTATGTCTACCATGTTTAATCGTTTTGTTAATATCTCTCCACCGGGGATTGATATTTTGGATCCTATGCACGGTGATGGAGTATCTAGTCTGCCGGATGAAGAGACGCTCATTACAGTATCCTTCCGGTTATTGATCGGGGATCTCATTGACTCTACGCTGATGCAACTGTTGCCTGTTAATTTCGCCAAAAAAATGGTGAGCATCCTAATGAATGGCGGAGAGGATGAAGAACAACCGCAAGCGTCCGCACAACAGGTAGCTGCAACAGCTGCTCCCGAAGCGCCGCAACAAGCTAGCGTTCCGCAGCAACCACCTGCACCAGCCTATCAGCAGCCACCTGCAGCCGCGCAGGCGCCGCAAGACGCAGGATATGGGCAACAACCGCCAATGTATCCTCAAGACCCGGGATATGGGCAGCAGGGCGCTCCAGGCTATGGAACACCGGGTTATGGAATGCCAGCTGGTGTACCGCCGCAAGCTCCTTATGGAACGCCTCATCACTACGGCGCAGTACCGGGACGTAATGTAAATGTACAACCTGTACAATTTTCTAACTTGCAGTCCGGTGCATTTGCGCAAGTGGATGAAAACAATTTAAATTTATTGATGGACATTCCCCTTAGAGTCACCGTAGAATTAGGAAGGACCCAAAAGCAAATTAAAGATATTCTGGAGCTCTCACAAGGTTCAATTATTGAACTGGACAAGCTTGCCGGGGAGCCGGTGGACATTTTGGTTAACAACAAACTGATTGCCAAGGGCGAGGTTGTCGTAATCGACGAGAACTTTGGCGTGCGTGTAACAGATATTGTAAGCCAATGGGACCGTATTCAAAAATTACAATAA
- a CDS encoding flagellar biosynthetic protein FliO, whose translation MDTQQGASDALSTSSNIGNIAWVLFVLIFIIVLIVYLIRFLSKRNQSWFSNRSVRILGGVGLGPNKSLQLVEVGSSVYLIGVGEDIRLVDKVSDPEEVEQILAALEQEASLQRGPIAPLFAKIADKLRRNNAAQQQPEEETSFHEMFESKLRQMPNRKDKLEKLRNEENTTDRSGDS comes from the coding sequence ATGGATACACAACAGGGTGCCTCTGACGCATTGAGTACATCCAGCAATATAGGCAACATTGCCTGGGTCCTTTTCGTGCTAATCTTTATCATCGTACTGATCGTGTACTTGATACGGTTTTTGAGTAAAAGAAATCAGAGCTGGTTTAGCAACCGCTCCGTTCGCATACTGGGAGGCGTGGGACTTGGTCCCAATAAATCCCTTCAGCTTGTTGAAGTTGGTAGCAGTGTGTACCTCATTGGTGTGGGAGAAGATATCCGGCTTGTTGACAAAGTATCCGATCCTGAAGAAGTGGAGCAAATTTTGGCCGCACTGGAGCAGGAAGCTTCTCTGCAGCGCGGCCCGATTGCCCCGCTATTCGCTAAAATTGCGGATAAGCTTCGCCGGAACAACGCGGCACAGCAGCAGCCTGAAGAGGAGACGTCTTTTCACGAGATGTTTGAATCCAAGCTTCGGCAAATGCCGAATCGCAAGGATAAACTTGAAAAGCTGCGCAATGAGGAGAATACTACAGATCGGTCGGGAGATTCATGA
- the flhA gene encoding flagellar biosynthesis protein FlhA: MKIKEITVLAGVIGIVLMMILPIPSWLLDILLVINISIALMILLVSMNTKEALQFSIFPSLLLITTLFRLALNISTTKLILGEGHAGEVVATFGSWIAGGQIAVGFVVFLILVVVQFIVITKGSERVAEVGARFTLDAMPGKQMSIDADLNAGLINEQQARERRSKIEREADFYGAMDGASKFVKGDAIASIIILIINLVGGFIIGMAVQGKGFQEALSTYSVLTIGDGLVSQIPALLISTASGLIVTRATSDGNLAEDLTGQLFSYPKLIYIVAATIALLGLFTPIHIITTLPLAILLFFAARRMQGNMERKQIADEQLEEEQQIEEVRSPESVINLLQVDPIEFEFGYGLIPLADTQQGGDLLDRIIMIRRQCALELGLVVPVIRIRDNIQLKPNEYVIKIKGNTVGGGELLLNHYLAMSPGYDDDSITGIETTEPAFGLPALWIDENTKDVAELSGYTVVDPPSVVATHLTETIKKHAHELLGRQETRSLVDNLKENYPVLVDDLIPSVLAIGDVQKVLAKLLKEKISIRDMVTIFETLADYGTYTKDPDVLTEYVRQALSRQITQQFAQQGETLRVITVGPGLEKKIAESVQQSEQGSYLALDPVSTQTVYQRMMEQINRLIQSGQQPIVLTSPTIRMYLRQVMERTMQDVPVLSYSELEPNVEIQSVGVVNL, translated from the coding sequence GTGAAAATAAAAGAAATAACTGTCCTTGCAGGCGTCATCGGTATCGTTCTTATGATGATTCTCCCGATCCCATCATGGCTGCTGGATATCCTACTCGTCATTAATATTTCTATTGCTTTGATGATTCTACTCGTTTCTATGAATACGAAGGAAGCTTTACAGTTTTCTATTTTCCCTTCATTGCTACTCATTACAACGTTGTTTCGTTTGGCACTTAATATCTCTACAACCAAACTTATTTTAGGTGAGGGCCATGCAGGGGAAGTAGTTGCTACGTTTGGTAGTTGGATTGCAGGAGGGCAAATTGCCGTCGGTTTTGTTGTCTTTCTCATTCTCGTGGTCGTACAGTTCATTGTTATCACCAAGGGATCTGAGCGGGTTGCTGAGGTAGGCGCACGGTTTACATTGGATGCGATGCCGGGTAAACAAATGAGTATTGATGCTGATCTGAATGCAGGTTTGATCAATGAGCAGCAAGCCCGTGAACGACGCAGTAAAATCGAACGGGAAGCTGATTTTTACGGAGCGATGGATGGTGCGAGTAAATTCGTTAAAGGTGATGCCATTGCTAGTATTATCATTTTGATCATTAACTTGGTCGGCGGCTTTATTATCGGTATGGCCGTTCAGGGAAAAGGATTTCAAGAGGCGCTGTCGACTTATTCTGTACTCACCATTGGTGACGGACTGGTCAGCCAGATTCCCGCACTGCTCATATCCACGGCGTCAGGCTTAATTGTTACACGGGCTACGTCGGATGGCAACTTGGCAGAGGATTTAACTGGACAGCTCTTTTCTTATCCAAAATTGATCTATATTGTGGCTGCCACAATTGCATTATTGGGTCTCTTCACGCCTATTCATATCATTACAACTCTTCCACTGGCGATTCTGCTGTTTTTCGCGGCTCGAAGAATGCAGGGCAATATGGAACGCAAGCAGATAGCCGATGAACAGCTGGAAGAGGAGCAACAAATTGAAGAAGTCCGTAGTCCAGAAAGTGTCATTAATCTGCTTCAGGTAGATCCAATTGAATTTGAATTTGGATACGGGTTAATTCCGCTGGCGGATACACAGCAGGGCGGGGATTTATTGGATCGGATTATTATGATCCGTCGTCAATGTGCTTTGGAGCTGGGTTTGGTTGTGCCGGTCATTCGTATTCGGGATAACATTCAGCTCAAGCCTAACGAATATGTCATTAAAATTAAAGGTAATACCGTGGGCGGCGGGGAGCTTCTGTTAAATCATTACCTGGCTATGAGTCCGGGATACGACGACGATTCTATTACAGGGATTGAAACGACAGAACCGGCCTTCGGATTGCCCGCGCTCTGGATTGATGAAAACACCAAGGATGTTGCGGAACTATCTGGTTATACCGTAGTTGATCCACCTTCAGTTGTAGCTACTCATCTTACGGAGACGATCAAGAAACATGCTCATGAGTTGCTTGGCAGACAGGAGACACGGTCGCTGGTCGACAATCTCAAAGAGAATTATCCAGTGCTGGTGGACGACCTTATTCCTTCTGTGCTTGCGATTGGGGATGTACAAAAAGTGTTAGCCAAGCTGTTGAAAGAAAAAATCTCCATTCGCGATATGGTGACTATTTTCGAAACGCTAGCTGACTACGGTACTTATACAAAAGATCCCGACGTGCTGACTGAATATGTCCGTCAGGCGTTGTCCCGACAGATTACGCAGCAATTTGCCCAACAAGGGGAGACGTTACGCGTTATTACAGTGGGACCAGGATTGGAGAAGAAAATTGCTGAAAGCGTGCAACAGTCGGAGCAAGGTAGCTATTTGGCTCTTGATCCGGTGTCTACGCAAACGGTGTATCAAAGGATGATGGAGCAAATCAACCGTCTCATTCAATCTGGACAGCAGCCTATTGTGTTAACGTCACCGACAATTCGGATGTATTTGCGGCAAGTGATGGAGCGGACTATGCAGGATGTCCCGGTGCTGTCGTACAGTGAGCTGGAGCCGAACGTTGAAATTCAAAGTGTCGGGGTGGTGAACTTATGA
- the fliR gene encoding flagellar biosynthetic protein FliR — protein MNILLQSFPVFLLIFCRITSFFVVAPIFSTRGVPNIFKVGISGFLALVVYLTYGTHQQVPTDVSYVLLVGREVLIGLLLGFTAYLFMTAIQTAGSFIDLQVGFGMASVFDPMTGASTPLTGNFKFAIAVLFFLSINGHHHLLNAILYSYDWVPLTNDFFVKLYGGSVTEFLIRSFAESFMLAFQIAAPIVVATFLTDVGLGFLAKTAPQFNIFVIGVPLKIIVGLFMLLLLMPSFAFIFERLFSVMFESMRNLLDIMGNRP, from the coding sequence ATGAACATATTGTTACAGAGTTTTCCTGTTTTTTTGCTGATTTTTTGTCGGATTACCTCATTTTTTGTAGTAGCGCCTATTTTTTCAACCCGAGGGGTACCTAATATCTTTAAGGTCGGAATTTCAGGATTTCTAGCTTTGGTCGTGTATCTTACATATGGTACGCATCAACAGGTACCGACCGATGTATCGTACGTGCTGTTAGTGGGTCGTGAAGTGCTGATTGGGTTGTTATTGGGGTTTACTGCATATCTGTTCATGACAGCGATCCAAACTGCAGGTTCATTTATAGATCTACAGGTGGGCTTCGGAATGGCGAGTGTGTTTGATCCCATGACAGGGGCTTCAACGCCTTTAACGGGGAATTTTAAGTTTGCCATTGCAGTATTGTTCTTTTTAAGTATAAATGGGCACCATCATCTGCTAAATGCTATCTTATACAGCTATGATTGGGTACCGTTGACAAATGATTTTTTTGTAAAGCTGTATGGTGGCAGTGTAACTGAATTCCTGATACGTTCTTTTGCGGAATCATTTATGCTTGCTTTTCAAATTGCTGCTCCCATTGTAGTGGCTACCTTTTTAACAGATGTGGGACTTGGTTTTTTAGCTAAAACAGCGCCACAATTCAACATTTTTGTTATTGGTGTACCTCTTAAAATTATTGTGGGACTGTTCATGTTACTGCTTCTCATGCCAAGTTTTGCTTTCATATTCGAAAGATTGTTTTCGGTGATGTTCGAATCCATGCGCAACTTGTTGGATATTATGGGTAATCGTCCTTAA
- the flhB gene encoding flagellar biosynthesis protein FlhB — MSGLEERSLSFKYAMNLQLFSGEKTEKATPKKKQDARQKGQVAKSMELPAAGVLLVTFFCLMIFGGYFKDHAVRLFRDIFVNRLSMEVTPNTTLLMMGEYGVQILIMLAPIFIGAIVIGIAANYMQIGFLLTGEGITPKFSKIDPIKGFKNIFSMRSLVEFLKSVLKMTVIGYLVYSVLWKTKADLPKLAEMSGDQMLSFTASLTMELGLKIGVVLFVLAVLDYMYQRYEHEKNLKMSKQDIKDEYKKMEGDPLIKGKIRERQRRMAMQRMMQEVPNADVIITNPTHFAVALKYDGSEMEAPQIIAKGQDYVALRIKEIAKQNGVITMENKPLARALFQRAEIGDAIPADLFQAVAEVLAYVYKLKGKVK, encoded by the coding sequence ATGTCTGGTCTGGAGGAACGTAGTTTGTCATTTAAATATGCTATGAACCTGCAGTTGTTCTCAGGGGAAAAAACGGAAAAAGCTACACCCAAAAAGAAACAGGATGCAAGACAAAAAGGGCAGGTTGCCAAAAGCATGGAGTTGCCCGCCGCTGGTGTCCTGCTGGTTACGTTTTTTTGCCTCATGATTTTCGGCGGGTATTTTAAGGACCATGCAGTTCGACTATTTCGGGATATTTTTGTGAATCGGCTCTCTATGGAGGTAACGCCGAACACAACGCTGCTGATGATGGGCGAGTATGGCGTGCAAATCTTGATTATGCTAGCACCTATTTTTATTGGGGCTATTGTCATCGGGATAGCAGCCAATTACATGCAGATCGGCTTTTTATTAACCGGAGAGGGCATTACGCCCAAGTTTAGCAAGATTGATCCGATTAAAGGATTCAAAAATATTTTTTCCATGAGGTCATTGGTTGAATTCCTAAAATCCGTTTTAAAGATGACTGTAATTGGTTATCTGGTGTACAGCGTACTCTGGAAAACAAAGGCTGACCTACCCAAACTGGCTGAAATGTCCGGCGATCAGATGTTGAGCTTTACAGCTTCATTAACGATGGAACTGGGGCTCAAAATTGGTGTGGTACTGTTCGTTTTAGCGGTATTGGATTATATGTATCAACGTTATGAGCATGAGAAAAACCTGAAAATGTCCAAACAAGACATCAAGGATGAATACAAGAAAATGGAGGGTGACCCGCTGATCAAAGGGAAAATTCGCGAGCGTCAGCGCCGTATGGCTATGCAGCGTATGATGCAGGAGGTTCCTAATGCAGATGTCATCATCACCAACCCTACGCACTTTGCTGTGGCTTTGAAATATGACGGTTCGGAGATGGAAGCGCCGCAGATTATTGCGAAAGGGCAAGATTACGTTGCGCTCCGAATTAAAGAAATTGCCAAGCAAAACGGCGTAATAACGATGGAAAACAAGCCGCTGGCGCGGGCGCTGTTTCAAAGAGCCGAAATCGGGGATGCGATACCAGCTGATCTGTTCCAGGCCGTTGCCGAAGTGCTGGCGTATGTATATAAATTAAAAGGTAAAGTGAAATAA
- the flhF gene encoding flagellar biosynthesis protein FlhF, whose protein sequence is MRVKRYVVDTMPEAMLQIRGDLGTDAVILSTKEMKVGGFMGMFSKKKIEVVAAVEEKQPQKPRRFGSSSQELAQAASSSMNAPEQSEKSFMPVVPRQAAPEAYRRVTQMTGGSKEEQAELTNDAEQAASATEHLLSRPANNLETMSQVLDHEALLSNMKSSSELFKQPIEVSVPEKSGAEENQTLLNELREMKAMMTRFSRNSSLESTWPEPLQEICERVLEQEVERDLLEYWLEQVYVRRSEHPFAPETFDWEQAFREEVASFIQTRLDKGISKDTKIVYVAGPTGVGKTTTIAKLAAEQLFKHHRKVGFITSDTYRISAVEQLRTYATILNVPLEVVQSPGDVHRAIQRLEHCDLILMDTAGRNYRNELLVSELQSLLSPINESETYLVLSLTSKSKDMLNITGHFSKFGLGKVVFTKMDETGSCGGMFNLLHQFPMQLAYITNGQNVPDDLLHPDTEMVTSMLLGPKESSGANGDSI, encoded by the coding sequence ATGAGAGTGAAACGATATGTAGTGGATACCATGCCAGAAGCTATGCTGCAAATCAGGGGTGACTTAGGAACAGACGCCGTCATTTTAAGTACAAAGGAAATGAAGGTCGGCGGTTTCATGGGAATGTTCAGTAAAAAGAAAATCGAAGTGGTAGCTGCGGTAGAGGAGAAGCAACCTCAAAAGCCACGACGGTTTGGATCATCTTCACAAGAGCTTGCCCAGGCGGCTTCATCTTCAATGAATGCTCCTGAACAGTCAGAAAAATCATTTATGCCTGTGGTTCCCAGACAAGCTGCTCCAGAAGCTTATCGGCGGGTAACGCAGATGACGGGTGGTTCCAAAGAAGAACAAGCTGAATTAACGAATGATGCAGAACAGGCAGCTTCAGCAACTGAGCATTTGTTATCTAGGCCTGCTAATAATCTGGAGACTATGTCTCAAGTACTTGATCATGAAGCATTGCTTTCGAACATGAAATCATCCAGTGAACTGTTTAAACAGCCCATTGAAGTAAGTGTTCCAGAGAAGAGCGGAGCAGAGGAAAATCAGACTCTGCTTAATGAATTGCGGGAAATGAAGGCTATGATGACTCGGTTTTCCCGAAATTCTTCATTAGAAAGTACTTGGCCGGAGCCGCTGCAAGAGATTTGTGAGCGTGTGCTGGAGCAGGAAGTGGAACGCGATTTACTGGAGTATTGGCTCGAACAGGTATATGTGCGCCGGAGTGAGCATCCTTTTGCGCCTGAAACTTTTGATTGGGAACAAGCCTTTCGTGAGGAAGTGGCCAGTTTTATTCAGACAAGACTGGACAAAGGGATCTCCAAAGATACCAAAATTGTGTATGTGGCAGGTCCTACCGGAGTAGGAAAAACGACAACCATTGCCAAGTTAGCAGCAGAGCAGTTGTTTAAGCATCATCGCAAAGTTGGATTTATTACTTCTGACACGTACCGGATTTCAGCCGTCGAGCAACTGCGTACATATGCTACGATTTTGAATGTACCGCTTGAAGTTGTGCAGTCTCCCGGTGACGTCCACAGAGCCATTCAACGTCTGGAACATTGTGACCTGATCCTCATGGATACCGCAGGACGAAATTATCGTAATGAATTACTTGTTTCGGAACTGCAAAGTCTGCTTTCGCCTATTAATGAAAGTGAGACGTATCTGGTACTCAGCCTGACATCCAAAAGCAAAGATATGCTCAATATAACTGGACATTTCAGTAAGTTTGGTCTTGGTAAGGTTGTATTTACTAAGATGGACGAGACAGGTAGCTGCGGTGGAATGTTTAATCTTTTGCATCAATTCCCGATGCAACTGGCCTATATTACCAATGGACAAAATGTTCCTGACGACCTGCTTCATCCCGATACAGAAATGGTGACAAGCATGCTGCTTGGACCCAAAGAATCATCAGGAGCTAACGGAGATTCCATATGA
- a CDS encoding response regulator — protein MANRILIVDDAAFMRMMIRDILSKNGFEVVGEAQDGSQAIEKFKELRPDLITMDITMPEMDGIAALKEIKQIDANAKVIMCSAMGQQAMVIDAIQAGAKDFIVKPFQSDRVIEAINKTLGV, from the coding sequence ATGGCAAACCGTATTTTGATCGTGGACGATGCTGCATTTATGAGAATGATGATTCGGGACATCCTGTCCAAAAATGGATTTGAAGTAGTAGGAGAGGCCCAGGACGGATCACAGGCCATTGAAAAATTCAAGGAGCTTCGTCCGGACCTGATTACGATGGATATCACGATGCCTGAAATGGACGGCATTGCCGCTCTGAAGGAAATCAAACAAATTGACGCGAACGCAAAGGTTATCATGTGTTCCGCGATGGGTCAGCAAGCAATGGTTATTGATGCCATTCAAGCTGGCGCAAAAGATTTTATCGTTAAGCCTTTCCAATCGGATCGGGTTATCGAAGCCATCAACAAAACACTGGGTGTGTAA